In Sulfurovum xiamenensis, a genomic segment contains:
- the metH gene encoding methionine synthase produces the protein MSITETIKSLLQDRILVIDGAMGTQIQDLKVPAEAWLDDKGISQEGCNELLNDTAPELIGRIHKRYAMAGADLLKTNTFGTMPWVLDEYDMGERAYELSKKGAQLVKEVCNEYGTQESPKFVLGSIGPGTKLPSLGHIHYDEMYEGYKLVALGLIDGGCDVFLLETCQDPLQIKAALHACQDANEEREVQLPIMISVTIELSGTMLIGTNAETIVTILEPFDILSLGFNCGTGPDQVKKHLKTLSELWHRPISIHANAGLPQNRGGYTYYPMGPDEFTEKQLEFTGYDGVSFLGGCCGTTPQHIQALKKAVEVVTPKVPTGSIKPSVASLFNTVELFQEPAPLLIGERSNATGSKAFRELILASDYEGTLTVGQAQVRDGAHMLDVNVEFAGRDGAKDMRAVMELYNQKIPLPLMPDATRPNTIEEGLKCIGGKPIINSTNLEDGEENFATYCKLAKKYGAVLVCLVIDEEGMARTKEKKVAVAKRMYDLAVNTHGLEPQNIMFDMLAFTVGTGEEEDRFAGKNAYEAIKEIHEIYPEVGSTLGLSNISFGLEKHARFYLNSVFLHHCVQAGMTSVIINVKHIIPLAKMTPEDIAICEELLFTPDDKSLFKFIDHFADAVVEDEGADEAYEAMSHEEKIKKLLMDGDKERMLPLVEEARHEIHPDVIVNEILIDAMKVVGELFGSGQMQLPFVLQSAETMKATVDYLNPYLTKQEKETDTTLVIGTVKGDVHDVGKNLVDIILSNNGFKVVNVGIKTELQEYLDVIEKQSIQAIGMSGLLVKSTAVMKENLETMAEMGMEIPVLLGGAALTRSFVDDFCRPIYKGPIFYCRDAFDGVIAMSRIEKFNEDPSVGLDTRLAGDMVERVEKEVKEVVIPPFEEIEMPEKVAIPTPPFWGRRVLQKEDLDLSMIYEWINTRSVFKMHWGYKSKGMDKEAYQKLMDETVYPAFERLKKEFIEKELFEPTIIYGYYPCRSDDQELYLFDESEGWNVDANANREPLNKVIGRAVTKFSFPRQGRKPHRALSDFFRHDRHDVIALTCVSAGAKFSAYEKELYDAGKYLEYNMVHGLSVELAEALAEVVHKQIRLDLNITAEDEGNTLRDVRMNRYQGARYSFGYPACPDLEQSRELFDMLKPEEFGIELSETFQIVPEQSTTALVVHHKSATYYSL, from the coding sequence TTGTCTATTACAGAAACAATCAAATCACTTTTACAAGATCGTATACTCGTCATCGATGGTGCAATGGGTACACAGATACAAGACCTTAAAGTTCCAGCTGAAGCATGGTTGGATGACAAAGGTATATCTCAAGAGGGGTGTAATGAGTTATTGAATGATACAGCACCGGAACTTATAGGACGTATACATAAGCGTTATGCTATGGCGGGTGCCGATCTATTAAAGACAAATACATTTGGTACTATGCCATGGGTACTTGATGAATATGATATGGGTGAACGGGCCTATGAACTTTCTAAAAAAGGTGCGCAGCTCGTCAAAGAGGTATGTAATGAATACGGTACACAAGAATCACCGAAGTTTGTTTTAGGTTCTATAGGACCTGGAACAAAGCTTCCTTCTCTAGGGCATATTCATTATGACGAGATGTATGAGGGGTATAAACTTGTTGCGCTTGGACTTATCGATGGTGGATGTGATGTTTTTCTTTTGGAAACCTGTCAGGATCCTCTACAGATCAAAGCAGCACTTCATGCCTGTCAGGATGCAAATGAAGAGAGAGAAGTTCAGCTTCCTATCATGATTTCTGTGACCATTGAACTCAGTGGTACGATGCTTATAGGTACCAATGCTGAGACGATAGTTACCATACTTGAACCGTTTGATATATTATCGCTTGGATTTAACTGTGGTACTGGACCGGATCAGGTAAAAAAACATCTCAAAACACTCTCTGAACTCTGGCATAGACCTATCTCTATCCATGCCAATGCTGGACTGCCTCAAAACCGTGGAGGGTATACCTATTATCCTATGGGGCCGGATGAATTTACAGAAAAGCAGTTGGAGTTTACAGGATATGATGGCGTAAGCTTTTTAGGTGGATGTTGCGGTACTACGCCTCAGCATATCCAGGCACTCAAAAAGGCTGTAGAGGTGGTGACACCCAAAGTCCCAACAGGAAGTATCAAACCAAGTGTGGCATCTCTATTTAACACTGTTGAACTTTTTCAGGAACCGGCACCACTGCTCATAGGGGAGCGTTCCAATGCGACAGGTTCAAAGGCATTTAGAGAGCTGATCTTGGCCAGTGATTATGAAGGTACACTGACCGTAGGTCAGGCACAGGTACGTGATGGAGCACATATGCTTGATGTCAACGTGGAGTTTGCAGGACGTGATGGTGCCAAGGATATGAGAGCGGTTATGGAGCTCTATAATCAGAAGATTCCGCTTCCTCTTATGCCGGATGCAACACGACCCAATACGATAGAAGAGGGGCTTAAGTGTATCGGTGGAAAGCCTATCATCAATTCAACGAACCTGGAAGATGGGGAAGAGAATTTTGCAACCTACTGTAAGTTGGCCAAAAAGTATGGGGCTGTACTTGTCTGTCTTGTGATCGACGAAGAGGGAATGGCAAGAACCAAAGAGAAGAAAGTAGCCGTGGCTAAACGTATGTATGATCTTGCCGTGAACACACATGGGCTGGAACCGCAGAATATCATGTTCGATATGCTGGCCTTTACTGTGGGTACGGGTGAAGAAGAAGACAGGTTTGCCGGGAAAAATGCCTATGAAGCCATCAAAGAGATACATGAGATCTATCCTGAGGTAGGTTCTACTCTTGGACTCTCAAATATCTCATTCGGGCTGGAAAAACATGCGAGATTCTACCTGAACTCGGTCTTCTTACATCACTGTGTACAAGCAGGTATGACATCCGTGATCATCAATGTGAAGCATATTATTCCACTCGCTAAAATGACACCGGAAGATATTGCGATTTGTGAAGAGCTGCTTTTTACACCAGATGATAAATCATTGTTTAAATTCATCGACCATTTTGCAGATGCGGTGGTGGAAGATGAGGGTGCAGATGAAGCCTATGAGGCGATGAGTCATGAAGAGAAGATCAAAAAACTTCTGATGGATGGTGACAAAGAAAGGATGCTGCCACTTGTGGAAGAGGCACGTCATGAGATACACCCGGATGTGATAGTGAACGAAATTCTTATTGACGCGATGAAAGTGGTGGGTGAACTCTTTGGTTCAGGGCAGATGCAGCTTCCTTTTGTACTTCAGTCGGCTGAAACGATGAAAGCTACAGTAGACTACCTCAACCCTTATCTTACCAAACAGGAAAAAGAGACGGATACCACACTGGTGATCGGTACAGTCAAAGGTGATGTCCATGATGTGGGTAAAAACCTTGTAGACATTATCCTTTCGAATAATGGTTTTAAAGTGGTCAATGTAGGGATCAAAACTGAACTTCAAGAGTACCTTGATGTGATAGAAAAACAATCCATACAGGCTATAGGGATGAGCGGTCTTCTGGTGAAATCCACAGCGGTGATGAAAGAGAATCTTGAAACGATGGCCGAGATGGGTATGGAGATACCTGTACTCTTGGGAGGCGCAGCACTGACACGTTCTTTTGTGGATGATTTCTGTAGACCTATCTATAAAGGCCCTATATTCTACTGTCGTGATGCATTTGACGGCGTTATCGCTATGAGCCGTATAGAGAAGTTCAATGAAGACCCAAGTGTAGGACTGGATACACGTCTGGCTGGAGATATGGTAGAACGTGTAGAGAAAGAGGTAAAAGAGGTGGTGATACCACCATTTGAAGAGATAGAGATGCCTGAGAAAGTGGCAATACCAACACCGCCATTCTGGGGAAGAAGAGTACTACAAAAAGAAGACTTGGATCTCTCTATGATCTACGAGTGGATCAATACACGTTCTGTCTTCAAGATGCACTGGGGCTATAAGAGTAAAGGTATGGATAAAGAGGCGTATCAAAAGCTCATGGATGAGACGGTCTATCCTGCTTTTGAACGTTTGAAAAAAGAGTTTATCGAAAAAGAGCTATTTGAACCGACGATCATCTATGGGTATTATCCATGTAGAAGTGATGACCAGGAATTATACCTGTTCGATGAGAGTGAAGGGTGGAATGTCGATGCCAATGCCAACCGTGAACCTTTAAATAAAGTTATCGGCAGGGCAGTGACAAAATTCTCCTTTCCTAGACAAGGCAGAAAACCTCACCGGGCACTTTCTGACTTCTTCAGACATGACAGGCACGATGTGATCGCGCTTACCTGTGTCAGCGCAGGTGCTAAATTCTCTGCCTATGAAAAAGAGCTTTACGATGCAGGTAAATACCTGGAGTACAATATGGTACATGGGCTCTCCGTTGAACTGGCTGAGGCATTGGCTGAAGTCGTACATAAACAGATACGTTTGGATCTGAATATCACTGCGGAAGATGAAGGCAATACGTTGCGTGATGTGCGTATGAACCGTTATCAGGGGGCTAGATATTCATTCGGGTACCCGGCATGTCCAGACCTTGAACAGAGTAGAGAGTTGTTTGATATGTTAAAACCTGAAGAGTTTGGTATCGAACTCTCTGAGACATTCCAGATAGTACCGGAACAGAGTACTACGGCACTGGTGGTACACCATAAAAGTGCGACCTATTATTCCTTATAA
- a CDS encoding PAS domain-containing protein: MGKTVKNIITGQEITKPDPVDVEVPFDGGVMITETDPAGIITYANRKFRELTGYTKEELIGSPHSINRHPDMPKAAFKELWETIKGGNYWEGFVKNMTSEGKYYNVVVWIKPKLDDDGNLIGYIAGRKIPDKDLMQRAFDKYKVMKNDEV; this comes from the coding sequence ATGGGAAAAACAGTTAAAAATATTATTACCGGTCAAGAGATCACAAAACCAGATCCTGTAGATGTAGAAGTGCCATTTGATGGTGGTGTTATGATCACGGAGACAGACCCGGCAGGTATCATCACTTATGCCAACCGTAAATTTCGTGAACTTACCGGTTATACGAAAGAAGAACTCATTGGATCACCACACAGCATAAATAGACATCCAGATATGCCAAAGGCTGCATTCAAAGAGTTATGGGAGACAATAAAAGGTGGAAATTACTGGGAAGGTTTTGTCAAAAATATGACCAGTGAAGGTAAATATTACAATGTGGTTGTATGGATCAAACCTAAATTGGATGATGACGGAAATCTCATCGGATATATTGCAGGGAGAAAGATCCCAGATAAAGACCTTATGCAAAGAGCTTTCGATAAATACAAGGTCATGAAAAATGATGAAGTGTAG
- the lpxD gene encoding UDP-3-O-(3-hydroxymyristoyl)glucosamine N-acyltransferase has translation MTYTLSQITEDIGVDFHGEDITIEGIHTLSEATSTQLSFFTDSKYASQLADTKAAAVLIDEKHAGLLPSGTIALVTDEAYLKLALASKFFAHKLESGTSEPTLGKGCDIDKSVSFGKNVTLGDHVVILPGCYLGDNVTVGSGTLLHPNVTLYHHTKIGSECIIHSGTVIGCDGYGFAHTKLGEHVKIYQNGNVVVEDDVEIGANCAIDRAVFGTTYIRKGTKLDNLIQIAHNCDVGEHTLCAAQVGLAGSTTLGRNVVMGGQSATAGHLEVGAFATIAGKGGVTKSLEGGKTYAGFPAIDHKMWLRLQAKMMGLLKGKK, from the coding sequence ATGACTTACACACTCTCTCAAATAACAGAAGATATCGGTGTAGATTTTCATGGTGAAGATATCACTATAGAAGGGATACATACCTTAAGTGAAGCTACTTCCACACAACTCAGTTTTTTTACGGACAGTAAATACGCTTCACAATTGGCAGATACCAAGGCTGCTGCGGTATTGATCGATGAAAAACATGCTGGATTGCTGCCTTCCGGAACGATCGCACTGGTCACAGATGAAGCATATCTTAAACTGGCACTTGCCTCTAAATTTTTTGCACATAAACTTGAGAGTGGTACATCAGAACCTACCCTAGGAAAGGGATGTGATATAGATAAGAGCGTCTCTTTTGGTAAAAATGTGACACTTGGAGATCATGTGGTCATTTTACCGGGTTGTTACCTTGGAGATAATGTGACTGTTGGTTCCGGAACATTATTGCATCCCAATGTGACCTTGTATCATCATACAAAGATCGGTTCTGAGTGTATCATTCATAGCGGTACAGTGATTGGTTGTGATGGGTACGGTTTTGCACATACAAAGCTTGGTGAACATGTGAAGATCTATCAGAATGGTAATGTTGTTGTAGAAGATGATGTAGAGATCGGGGCAAACTGTGCCATAGACAGAGCTGTATTTGGCACCACCTATATACGTAAAGGTACCAAACTGGATAATCTGATACAGATCGCACATAACTGTGATGTAGGTGAACACACCCTTTGTGCTGCCCAAGTAGGTCTTGCAGGCTCTACGACTTTAGGCAGAAATGTAGTCATGGGTGGACAAAGTGCTACTGCGGGACATTTGGAAGTGGGTGCCTTCGCAACTATCGCAGGAAAAGGTGGTGTCACCAAGTCCCTTGAAGGGGGTAAAACCTATGCTGGTTTCCCTGCTATCGATCATAAAATGTGGTTACGTCTGCAAGCCAAAATGATGGGTTTGCTCAAAGGTAAAAAATAG
- the ilvN gene encoding acetolactate synthase small subunit: protein MENAMNERRVISVIVLNESSVLARVTSLFAARGYNIASLTVAPIPDSEMSHITIETNGSAKVMEQITKQLHKLIPVYKVIEHEEMVEKEMVLVKFPITEHLSDIGALCAAYNGGIANVGKEMIIAMVADEPVRIQHFIEAAQRYNPYEIVRGGVVAIER from the coding sequence ATGGAAAATGCTATGAATGAAAGACGTGTTATTTCCGTTATCGTATTGAATGAGAGTTCTGTACTTGCACGTGTGACATCACTTTTTGCAGCGCGTGGCTATAACATTGCGTCACTCACTGTGGCACCCATACCTGACAGTGAAATGTCACATATTACGATCGAAACGAATGGTTCTGCCAAGGTTATGGAACAGATCACTAAGCAACTGCATAAGCTCATACCTGTCTATAAGGTTATCGAGCATGAAGAGATGGTTGAAAAAGAGATGGTACTGGTGAAGTTCCCTATTACCGAACATCTAAGTGATATCGGAGCATTGTGTGCAGCCTATAATGGTGGTATTGCCAATGTGGGTAAAGAGATGATCATTGCCATGGTTGCAGACGAACCTGTACGTATTCAGCATTTTATAGAGGCAGCTCAACGCTACAATCCTTATGAGATAGTACGCGGCGGTGTGGTTGCCATAGAAAGATAA
- a CDS encoding acetolactate synthase large subunit, translated as MQMSGAQMVCEAIIAEGVKTVFGYPGGAIMHVYDEIYKQEGFEHILNRHEQAAVHAADGYARATGEVGVAMVTSGPGFTNAVTGLATAYMDSIPMVVISGQVPLSLIGTDGFQEIDAVGISRPCTKHNFLVRSLEELPRLLKEAFYIARSGRPGPVLIDIPKDITVDIGEFVYPDSVNIPTYKPTYKGNKKQIEKAVEAMKKAKKPLLYIGGGSVLSNASDLVRELAEKTQIPTVETLMARGVMGAKNPLLLGMLGMHGNYASNMAMSETDLVISLGARFDDRVTGKLSEFAKYADIIHVDIDAANIGKLVDVDYPIVGDVTEVLEAMLPLLDGIDTDRFQAWREILKRYDELHPQSYVDSDDVIKPQWAIERIGELVGENAIITSDVGQHQMWAAQHYPFDRPRQWINSGGLGTMGFGFPAALGAKKAFPDKTVINVTGDGSILMNMQELVTAAEYKIPVINLILNNHFLGMVRQWQTFFYEKRYSETDLTFQPNWKALAEACGGIGYDVTTKEEFDAAIKDAIAQDKVCFMNVAVNRFENVLPMVPAGGALFNMMLPQKGEK; from the coding sequence ATGCAAATGAGTGGTGCACAAATGGTGTGTGAAGCGATCATCGCTGAGGGTGTTAAGACCGTATTTGGTTATCCCGGCGGAGCGATCATGCACGTTTATGATGAAATTTACAAACAAGAAGGGTTTGAGCATATCTTGAACCGTCACGAACAGGCAGCGGTTCACGCAGCAGATGGTTATGCAAGAGCTACAGGTGAAGTAGGTGTTGCAATGGTGACAAGCGGCCCAGGATTTACAAACGCTGTCACTGGGCTTGCAACAGCCTATATGGATTCAATTCCTATGGTTGTTATCTCTGGACAGGTGCCTTTATCGCTGATCGGTACAGACGGGTTTCAAGAGATAGATGCTGTAGGTATATCCAGACCCTGTACAAAACATAACTTTCTGGTACGTTCGCTGGAAGAACTTCCGCGTTTATTGAAAGAAGCATTTTATATCGCGCGTTCTGGACGACCAGGACCGGTACTTATCGACATTCCTAAAGATATTACCGTAGATATTGGTGAGTTCGTCTATCCTGACTCTGTCAATATTCCTACGTATAAGCCAACATACAAAGGAAACAAAAAGCAGATAGAAAAAGCGGTTGAAGCGATGAAAAAAGCAAAGAAACCTTTGCTTTATATCGGGGGTGGATCTGTACTTTCAAATGCAAGTGACCTTGTACGTGAATTGGCTGAAAAAACACAGATCCCTACCGTTGAAACATTGATGGCAAGAGGTGTAATGGGTGCAAAGAATCCATTGCTTCTTGGTATGTTGGGGATGCATGGGAACTATGCATCCAATATGGCAATGTCAGAAACAGACCTGGTGATCTCTTTGGGTGCCAGATTTGATGACAGGGTTACAGGTAAACTTTCCGAGTTTGCCAAATATGCAGACATTATCCATGTAGACATTGATGCAGCGAATATCGGTAAACTTGTGGATGTTGACTATCCTATAGTAGGTGATGTAACAGAGGTACTTGAAGCGATGTTACCGCTTCTTGATGGTATAGATACGGACAGATTCCAGGCATGGAGAGAGATACTCAAACGCTATGATGAGCTTCACCCTCAATCCTATGTTGATTCTGATGATGTCATCAAACCGCAATGGGCCATAGAACGTATCGGTGAACTGGTAGGTGAAAATGCCATCATAACTTCAGATGTCGGGCAGCACCAAATGTGGGCAGCACAGCATTACCCGTTTGACAGACCGCGCCAATGGATCAATTCAGGTGGATTGGGAACCATGGGCTTTGGTTTTCCTGCAGCACTCGGGGCTAAAAAAGCCTTCCCGGACAAGACAGTTATCAATGTCACTGGTGACGGATCGATCCTGATGAATATGCAAGAACTTGTAACGGCGGCTGAGTATAAAATACCGGTCATCAACCTGATACTCAATAACCATTTCTTAGGGATGGTTAGACAGTGGCAGACGTTCTTCTATGAAAAACGCTACTCTGAAACAGACTTGACATTCCAACCAAACTGGAAAGCCTTGGCAGAAGCGTGCGGTGGAATAGGGTATGACGTTACAACAAAAGAAGAGTTTGACGCAGCGATCAAAGATGCGATAGCACAGGACAAAGTGTGTTTCATGAATGTTGCCGTGAACCGTTTTGAAAATGTACTTCCTATGGTACCAGCTGGAGGAGCACTGTTTAATATGATGTTACCGCAAAAAGGAGAGAAATAA
- a CDS encoding Ppx/GppA phosphatase family protein, which yields MIAIDLGSNTLRVLEYECSTGRQIAEFEKIVKTADGLAQYGLINDEAVKRVISGIQEAQEQIDFSSSVVRAVTTEAVRRAENSEEVLFQIQKETGVHFDIISGEEEARLTLLAVKHRLSVLQDTSESFVLIDIGGGSTELIFHYGDETISKSFPLGIVTIAQTHETLENIDKVLPEEMAEMQRFCNHLYEKKGKVNTFVATAGTPTTVAAMKLGQNYETYDASKINGISLEIDELDFYLKKLLSMPFEKREIAVGTGRSDLIAAGILIYKQLFTLLGFGSCIVIDDGLREGVAIEACGHETH from the coding sequence ATGATAGCGATAGATCTAGGTTCAAATACTTTACGTGTATTGGAGTATGAATGTAGCACGGGCAGACAGATAGCTGAATTTGAAAAGATCGTGAAGACGGCAGATGGTCTAGCGCAGTATGGGTTGATCAATGACGAGGCTGTAAAAAGGGTCATCTCAGGCATACAGGAAGCACAAGAACAGATCGATTTCTCTTCTTCTGTAGTAAGGGCTGTGACAACAGAAGCTGTACGTAGAGCAGAAAATTCAGAGGAAGTCCTCTTTCAGATCCAAAAAGAGACAGGGGTGCATTTTGATATCATTTCGGGTGAAGAAGAAGCAAGACTCACTTTACTTGCAGTAAAGCATAGACTCTCTGTATTACAAGATACTTCAGAGAGTTTTGTACTGATTGATATAGGTGGAGGTTCTACCGAACTTATCTTCCATTATGGAGATGAAACGATCTCTAAAAGTTTTCCTTTAGGGATTGTAACTATTGCACAAACCCATGAAACATTGGAAAACATAGACAAAGTCCTTCCTGAAGAGATGGCTGAGATGCAACGATTTTGTAACCATCTTTATGAGAAAAAAGGTAAAGTCAATACTTTCGTAGCCACAGCCGGTACACCCACTACCGTAGCTGCGATGAAACTCGGACAAAACTATGAAACCTATGATGCATCAAAGATCAACGGTATCTCTCTTGAGATAGATGAGTTAGACTTTTACTTGAAAAAATTACTCTCTATGCCATTTGAAAAGAGAGAGATCGCTGTAGGTACCGGACGTTCTGATCTGATTGCTGCAGGTATACTTATCTATAAACAACTCTTCACATTATTGGGGTTTGGAAGTTGCATTGTGATAGATGATGGTCTGCGCGAGGGTGTGGCCATAGAAGCTTGCGGGCACGAGACCCATTAA
- the ilvA gene encoding threonine ammonia-lyase, with translation MLDLKSIQKAYERVSDVVHRTPFSYAPILSQMSGYEVYLKKENLQRTGAFKLRGAFNKIASLIEAGDRGGVVASSAGNHAQGVAFSAKHFGIEATIVMPESTPLTKVMGVKEFGANVILHGSNYDEAYAYAVKFGEENNYTFVHPFEDDEVMSGQGTVALEIIEEMKDLDAMVICVGGGGLISGMSVASKALNPKCKIIGISSAGAPAMKQSYDAKTPIDTTSVRTIADGIAVRDTSPITLEYILKNVDVFETVGEDEIAAAILFLLEKQKVLVEGAGAVGVAALLHGKIDLPKGSKVAVVLSGGNIDVTMLSLIIEKGLMKSARKMKLLVTLVDKPGALQALTEILTKVGANIVQIGYDRTSIDLEFGDANVSVSLETKGVEHQEQIREQLKEGGFAFKEEH, from the coding sequence ATGTTAGACTTAAAAAGTATCCAAAAAGCCTATGAAAGAGTATCGGATGTTGTACACCGTACACCCTTTTCGTATGCCCCTATTTTAAGCCAAATGAGTGGCTATGAAGTGTACCTTAAAAAAGAGAATCTTCAACGTACCGGTGCATTTAAACTCAGAGGAGCATTTAATAAAATTGCTTCTTTGATAGAAGCAGGTGACAGAGGTGGCGTTGTTGCTTCATCTGCGGGTAACCATGCACAGGGTGTGGCTTTTTCAGCAAAACACTTTGGTATCGAAGCAACCATTGTCATGCCAGAATCCACACCGCTTACGAAAGTGATGGGCGTGAAAGAGTTTGGTGCCAATGTGATACTTCATGGCTCTAACTATGATGAAGCCTATGCCTATGCCGTCAAATTCGGGGAAGAGAACAACTATACATTTGTACACCCTTTTGAAGATGATGAAGTCATGTCAGGTCAAGGTACAGTTGCACTTGAGATAATTGAAGAGATGAAAGATCTTGATGCTATGGTTATATGCGTAGGTGGAGGGGGACTGATCTCAGGTATGTCTGTGGCAAGTAAGGCACTGAATCCTAAGTGCAAGATCATCGGTATCTCTTCAGCAGGAGCACCTGCGATGAAACAGTCTTATGATGCAAAGACACCTATAGATACGACTTCGGTAAGGACGATCGCTGATGGTATCGCCGTAAGAGATACGTCACCGATCACTTTAGAGTATATTCTAAAAAATGTAGATGTGTTTGAGACAGTGGGTGAAGATGAGATCGCTGCTGCCATACTTTTTTTGTTAGAAAAACAAAAAGTGTTGGTAGAGGGGGCAGGTGCCGTAGGTGTTGCTGCCCTTTTACATGGAAAGATAGACTTGCCTAAAGGTTCAAAAGTGGCTGTGGTACTGAGTGGAGGAAACATTGATGTGACAATGCTTTCTCTGATCATTGAAAAAGGATTGATGAAGTCTGCACGTAAGATGAAACTGCTTGTTACACTTGTAGATAAACCGGGGGCGTTACAGGCATTAACCGAGATACTCACAAAAGTAGGAGCGAACATTGTACAGATAGGGTATGATAGAACCTCTATAGATCTGGAATTCGGTGATGCAAATGTCTCTGTCTCCTTGGAAACCAAAGGTGTGGAGCATCAGGAACAGATAAGAGAGCAACTCAAAGAGGGTGGGTTTGCTTTTAAAGAAGAGCATTAA
- a CDS encoding CoA-binding protein, translating to MECEMPLVNSNREEMKEIFESVKTIAILGLSPDESKASNMVARYLKNAGYKIVPVYPKEDKILGEKVYRSLEDIPFEIDMVNIFRKPSAFDAIADACIRRGDVKVFWGQLGLVNNAAAQKAKEAGMKVVQNYCSKIEHQALIA from the coding sequence ATGGAATGTGAAATGCCGCTGGTCAACTCTAATCGTGAAGAGATGAAAGAAATCTTTGAAAGTGTCAAGACGATCGCGATCCTTGGTCTTTCACCAGATGAAAGCAAGGCAAGTAATATGGTTGCAAGATATCTTAAAAATGCAGGGTATAAAATAGTCCCTGTATATCCCAAAGAAGATAAGATATTAGGGGAAAAAGTCTACCGTTCACTTGAAGATATCCCTTTTGAAATTGATATGGTGAATATCTTTAGAAAACCCAGTGCATTTGATGCGATTGCAGATGCTTGCATTAGAAGAGGTGACGTTAAAGTATTTTGGGGTCAACTTGGACTAGTGAACAATGCTGCAGCACAAAAAGCTAAAGAGGCAGGAATGAAAGTGGTACAGAATTACTGTAGTAAAATTGAACATCAAGCCTTAATCGCATAA
- a CDS encoding toxin-antitoxin system YwqK family antitoxin, translating to MKKTLLIILTLLGTVALQAELFTDHFENGVVKSQIEYLKGTRTETAEGVKDGLEKVYYNTGQLAFEVKNVKGLREGPLNWYDREGNHLEVIHYQKGKRHGINQIFYADGTLRIEVNYINDQKEGSEKYYFSTGKLASEVTFKNGKKEGLQKEYNEDGILDNDVMYRHGYKEGEKRWYDKDGKVTRMELYKMDRPINIMKKVQAKKPDTTIEALHGLDFNPNNRKVK from the coding sequence ATGAAAAAAACACTTTTAATCATACTTACGTTACTTGGTACAGTTGCGCTTCAGGCAGAACTTTTCACAGATCATTTTGAAAATGGTGTGGTCAAATCACAGATCGAATATCTAAAAGGTACAAGAACAGAAACTGCAGAGGGCGTCAAAGATGGACTAGAAAAGGTCTATTATAATACCGGTCAACTGGCATTTGAAGTGAAAAATGTTAAAGGATTAAGAGAGGGACCGCTCAATTGGTATGACAGAGAAGGAAACCATCTTGAAGTGATCCATTATCAAAAAGGTAAACGCCATGGCATCAATCAAATATTTTATGCTGACGGTACACTGCGTATAGAGGTCAATTATATTAATGATCAAAAAGAGGGTTCTGAGAAGTACTACTTCAGTACAGGTAAACTCGCCTCTGAAGTCACGTTTAAAAACGGCAAAAAAGAGGGGTTACAAAAAGAGTATAATGAGGACGGAATACTCGACAACGATGTTATGTATAGACATGGATATAAAGAGGGTGAAAAACGATGGTATGACAAAGATGGGAAAGTGACCAGAATGGAACTTTATAAAATGGACAGGCCTATCAATATCATGAAAAAAGTACAAGCTAAAAAACCCGATACGACCATTGAAGCACTTCATGGTTTAGATTTTAACCCGAACAATAGAAAAGTCAAATAG